In Planctomycetota bacterium, the following are encoded in one genomic region:
- a CDS encoding metal ABC transporter ATP-binding protein, with product MSTPAVEYRDVSFAYPARAGDDAPRTVLERVSLRVEAGERLGILGPNGGGKSTLLKLTLGLLDVQHGDVRVFGMHPRHAARQGMVGYVPQRPTCELAFPLSARQAVEMGPSLALWPWQRLSADARARIDRALRVVGADDLAHRPIGHLSGGQFQRVMIARALATGPRLLLLDEPTVGIDIAGQQQFASLLARVRDEIGVTVVVVSHDIRAVAAGCDRVACLSRTLHSHVAPHGLTPDVLAEVFRHDVAGIFGDVHVHAHPAHACTDPSHAHAPPVAPLGISAPAATPNRPPR from the coding sequence ATGTCTACCCCCGCGGTCGAGTACCGCGACGTCTCATTCGCGTACCCGGCCCGTGCGGGCGACGACGCGCCCCGCACCGTCCTCGAGCGCGTCTCCCTCCGCGTCGAGGCGGGCGAGCGCCTCGGCATCCTCGGGCCCAACGGCGGGGGCAAGTCCACCCTGCTGAAACTCACCCTCGGCTTGCTCGATGTCCAGCACGGCGACGTCCGCGTCTTCGGCATGCACCCGCGCCACGCCGCCCGACAGGGCATGGTCGGCTACGTCCCCCAGCGACCCACCTGCGAACTGGCATTTCCGCTCTCGGCCCGCCAGGCCGTCGAGATGGGCCCTTCCCTCGCCCTGTGGCCCTGGCAGCGACTCTCCGCCGACGCCCGCGCCCGCATCGACCGCGCCCTGCGCGTCGTCGGCGCCGACGACCTCGCCCACCGCCCCATCGGCCACCTCTCCGGCGGGCAGTTCCAGCGCGTGATGATCGCCCGCGCGCTCGCCACCGGCCCGCGCCTGCTCCTCCTCGACGAGCCCACCGTCGGCATCGACATCGCCGGACAGCAGCAGTTCGCCTCGCTCCTCGCGCGCGTGCGCGACGAGATCGGCGTCACCGTCGTCGTCGTCAGCCACGACATCCGCGCCGTCGCCGCCGGCTGCGACCGCGTCGCCTGCCTCAGCCGCACCCTGCACTCCCACGTCGCGCCGCACGGCCTCACCCCCGACGTCCTCGCCGAGGTCTTCCGTCACGACGTCGCTGGCATCTTCGGCGACGTCCACGTGCACGCCCACCCCGCCCACGCCTGCACCGATCCCTCGCACGCCCACGCCCCGCCCGTCGCCCCGCTCGGCATCTCCGCCCCCGCCGCCACACCCAACCGCCCACCGCGATGA
- a CDS encoding metal ABC transporter substrate-binding protein, with protein sequence MHPPLRPAAVAPAIRSASFRPAAARRLPPLLALLVAFLSPLLAMAAQPAAPAAPAASATPAPPIRAVVTIPPLKGILEPLLPEGSTVTVLMPPGRSEHGYEFTPKDLAAVARADLVFYVGLALEPRVEQTLAKDPRPTRQVVCFADAVGIKADAAHEHHDHDHDEHCDHGPVDQHLWLDPVLVAQVVPALATSVRAAAERAAPLSPAARNDLASREASLVARVRAVDDAWRIRLAPFQGRPIVTHHNAFPRPAARYGLRVAAVIRGFENAEPTPARLAEVVQAIRAERVRAIFAEPQFNQSTARRIAQAAGVSVATLDPLGDGDWFQLMGSNLDALAANLAAKN encoded by the coding sequence ATGCATCCTCCTCTCCGCCCCGCCGCCGTCGCGCCCGCCATCCGTTCCGCATCGTTCCGCCCCGCGGCCGCCCGACGGCTGCCGCCGCTCCTCGCCCTTCTCGTGGCGTTCCTCTCGCCCCTGCTCGCCATGGCGGCTCAGCCCGCGGCACCCGCGGCCCCGGCAGCGAGCGCCACCCCCGCGCCCCCCATCCGCGCGGTCGTCACCATCCCACCGCTCAAGGGCATCCTCGAGCCCCTCCTCCCCGAGGGCAGCACCGTCACGGTGCTGATGCCCCCCGGGCGCAGCGAGCACGGCTACGAGTTCACGCCCAAGGACCTCGCCGCGGTCGCCCGCGCCGACCTGGTCTTCTACGTCGGCCTCGCGCTCGAACCCCGCGTGGAGCAGACGCTCGCGAAGGACCCCCGCCCCACGCGCCAGGTCGTCTGCTTCGCCGACGCCGTGGGCATCAAGGCCGACGCCGCGCACGAGCACCACGATCACGACCATGACGAACACTGCGACCACGGCCCGGTCGACCAGCACCTCTGGCTCGATCCCGTGCTGGTGGCGCAGGTCGTGCCCGCGCTCGCGACGAGCGTGCGCGCCGCGGCCGAACGCGCGGCCCCGCTGTCGCCCGCCGCGCGCAACGACCTGGCCTCGCGCGAGGCATCGCTGGTGGCGCGGGTGCGCGCGGTGGACGACGCCTGGCGCATCCGGCTCGCCCCGTTCCAGGGCCGCCCGATCGTGACGCACCACAACGCCTTCCCGCGCCCCGCCGCCCGCTACGGCCTGCGTGTGGCGGCGGTCATCCGAGGCTTCGAGAACGCCGAACCGACGCCGGCCCGGCTCGCCGAGGTCGTGCAGGCGATCCGCGCCGAGCGCGTCCGCGCGATCTTCGCCGAGCCTCAGTTCAACCAGTCGACCGCGCGCCGCATCGCCCAGGCCGCGGGAGTCTCCGTCGCCACCCTCGACCCCCTGGGCGACGGCGACTGGTTCCAGCTCATGGGCTCGAATCTCGACGCGCTCGCGGCGAACCTCGCCGCAAAGAACTAG
- a CDS encoding metal ABC transporter permease, with amino-acid sequence MNTLHYLTSPDLWRLYWPGVVAGVALAALCSALSVLVVLKRLAFIGQGVSHAAFGGVGVVALVGLTGALASSGPLGGLGAVVQFAIIFAFCLGAALLIGLLSGRAAEPDTAIGIVLVASMAAGAIMLHYAPSTVSWETFLFGSIIDVAWTDAGVAWGVALLAAGALWWFRRSLVFWAFDPVVARAMGVRHAAMNVLLMTLLALATVTAMKLAGVVLATALLVLPGAVALRLSTRWRPVLVTAAVTSGIGVLAGIILSFEMNWPTGPSIVCVLAVLFALARAGDRVRARVAPPAGTAP; translated from the coding sequence ATGAACACCCTGCACTACCTCACCTCGCCCGACCTCTGGCGCCTGTACTGGCCCGGCGTCGTCGCCGGCGTCGCCCTCGCCGCACTGTGCTCGGCGCTCTCCGTGCTCGTCGTCCTCAAGCGCCTCGCGTTCATCGGGCAGGGTGTCAGCCACGCCGCGTTCGGGGGCGTGGGCGTCGTCGCGCTCGTCGGGCTCACCGGCGCGCTCGCTTCGTCGGGCCCGCTCGGCGGGTTGGGCGCGGTCGTCCAGTTCGCCATCATCTTCGCCTTCTGCCTCGGCGCGGCCCTGCTCATCGGCCTGCTCAGCGGGCGCGCCGCCGAGCCCGACACCGCCATCGGCATCGTGCTCGTCGCGTCCATGGCCGCCGGCGCCATCATGCTCCACTACGCGCCCAGCACCGTCTCGTGGGAGACCTTCCTCTTCGGCAGCATCATCGACGTCGCGTGGACGGACGCGGGCGTCGCGTGGGGCGTGGCCTTGCTCGCCGCCGGTGCGCTCTGGTGGTTCCGTCGAAGCCTGGTGTTCTGGGCGTTCGACCCCGTCGTCGCCCGCGCGATGGGCGTGCGTCACGCCGCCATGAACGTCCTGCTCATGACGCTGCTCGCGCTCGCCACCGTCACCGCGATGAAGCTCGCCGGCGTCGTCCTCGCCACCGCGCTGCTCGTGCTCCCCGGCGCGGTCGCGCTGCGCCTCAGCACGCGCTGGCGCCCCGTGCTCGTGACGGCCGCCGTCACCTCCGGGATCGGCGTGCTCGCCGGCATCATCCTCAGTTTCGAGATGAACTGGCCGACAGGCCCGTCGATCGTCTGCGTCCTCGCCGTGCTCTTCGCGCTCGCCCGCGCGGGCGACCGTGTCCGCGCGCGCGTTGCTCCACCAGCAGGAACCGCCCCATGA